The proteins below come from a single Alligator mississippiensis isolate rAllMis1 chromosome 2, rAllMis1, whole genome shotgun sequence genomic window:
- the LOC109285911 gene encoding C-type lectin domain family 4 member F isoform X1, producing MARGGGRGRFHPGALQADGPEDVQGWRQLQEVKATVQEIASHLQLNSTVELEGAQLLDNIRKRVSVIVEEFGNVTAEKQETQARLDSVTAEKQKIQTHLDNATAEKRDTQARLDHVMALQESLKCWVYHSGHFYYFSQDQKSWAEAEQFCVSQDSHLSSITSKEEQEYLSKRTQGKAHWIGLTDQKSAGTWLWVDGTKYSEAQSGEFWAPGQPDSKTQGPGGQANCVEMKESQMAAWSNASCTARHHWICKNALRQAVS from the exons ATGTCCAGGGATGGAGGCAGCTGCAAGAGGTCAAAGCAACCGTGCAGGAAATCGCCAGCCACCTGCAGCTCAACAGCACGGTGGAGTTGGAGG GTGCTCAGCTACTGGACAACATCAGGAAAAGAGTCTCAGTGATAGTGGAAGAGTTCGGAAACGTCACTGCAGAGAAACAAGAAACCCAAGCCCGTCTGGACAGCGTCACTGCAGAGAAACAAAAGATCCAGACCCATCTGGACAACGCCACTGCAGAGAAACGAGATACCCAGGCCCGGCTGGACCATGTCATGGCCTTGCAAGAGTCGCTGAAAT GCTGGGTGTATCACAGTGGCCACTTCTACTACTTTTCCCAAGACCAGAAGTCCTGGGCAGAGGCGGAGCAGTTCTGTGTGTCTCAGGACTCGCACCTGAGCTCCATCACCTCGAAAGAGGAGCAG GAATATCTCTCCAAGAGGACCCAGGGGAAAGCACACTGGATTGGACTCACAGACCAGAAGTCGGCGGGCACGTGGCTCTGGGTGGACGGCACCAAATACAGCGAAGCACAGAGTGGAGA GTTCTGGGCCCCGGGTCAGCCGGACAGCAAGACCCAGGGGCCGGGAGGCCAAGCGAACTGTGTTGAGATGAAGGAGAGTCAGATGGCGGCATGGAGCAATGCCAGCTGCACTGCCCGTCACCACTGGATTTGTAAGAACGCCCTGAGGCAAGCCGTATCCTGA
- the AP5S1 gene encoding AP-5 complex subunit sigma-1 codes for MVHAFLLHTLSPRPGDAAGPCRLLYSRVFGSERPDVAPEPPGLQELERERLGQKERMLVVARQVDTMCKLQQQVSGRPAADIVLQLPDEPMSLQDAPAGLFRLPAGDPFGDRKTVLWLGVLSLGFVLVCDPHENLMLAESTLRLLARYLLDHLRLLGPGSDIVLKADKTEVILNKVLPHGQLLFLNDQFVQALERELSATLPK; via the exons ATGGTCCACGCCTTCCTGCTGCACACGCTGAGCCCGCGGCCCGGGGACGCGGCAGGGCCCTGCCGCCTGCTGTACTCCAGGGTCTTCGGGTCGGAGCGGCCGGACGTGGCGCCGGAgcctcctgggctgcaggagctggagaggGAGCGGCTGGGCCAGAAGGAGCGGATGCTGGTTGTCGCCAG GCAGGTGGACACGATGtgcaagctgcagcagcaggtctcGGGGCGTCCCGCCGCTGACATCGTCCTCCAGCTGCCCGACGAGCCCATGTCCTTGCAAGATGCCCCAGCCGGGCTATTTCGTCTGCCTGCCGGGGACCCCTTCGGGGACAGAAAGACGGTGCTGTGGCTGGGGGTGCTGTCCCTGGGCTTCGTCCTGGTGTGCGACCCGCACGAGAACTTGATGCTGGCTGAGAGCACCCTGCGGCTGCTGGCACGGTACCTCCTGGACCACCTCCggcttctggggccaggcagtgacATCGTCCTCAAGGCCGACAAGACCGAGGTCATCCTGAACAAGGTCCTGCCCCACGGCCAGCTGCTGTTCCTCAACGACCAGTTCGTGCAGGCGCTGGAGAGGGAGCTGAGCGCCACCCTGCCCAAATAG
- the LOC109285911 gene encoding C-type lectin domain family 4 member F isoform X2, translating into MARGGGRGRFHPGALQADGPEGAQLLDNIRKRVSVIVEEFGNVTAEKQETQARLDSVTAEKQKIQTHLDNATAEKRDTQARLDHVMALQESLKCWVYHSGHFYYFSQDQKSWAEAEQFCVSQDSHLSSITSKEEQEYLSKRTQGKAHWIGLTDQKSAGTWLWVDGTKYSEAQSGEFWAPGQPDSKTQGPGGQANCVEMKESQMAAWSNASCTARHHWICKNALRQAVS; encoded by the exons GTGCTCAGCTACTGGACAACATCAGGAAAAGAGTCTCAGTGATAGTGGAAGAGTTCGGAAACGTCACTGCAGAGAAACAAGAAACCCAAGCCCGTCTGGACAGCGTCACTGCAGAGAAACAAAAGATCCAGACCCATCTGGACAACGCCACTGCAGAGAAACGAGATACCCAGGCCCGGCTGGACCATGTCATGGCCTTGCAAGAGTCGCTGAAAT GCTGGGTGTATCACAGTGGCCACTTCTACTACTTTTCCCAAGACCAGAAGTCCTGGGCAGAGGCGGAGCAGTTCTGTGTGTCTCAGGACTCGCACCTGAGCTCCATCACCTCGAAAGAGGAGCAG GAATATCTCTCCAAGAGGACCCAGGGGAAAGCACACTGGATTGGACTCACAGACCAGAAGTCGGCGGGCACGTGGCTCTGGGTGGACGGCACCAAATACAGCGAAGCACAGAGTGGAGA GTTCTGGGCCCCGGGTCAGCCGGACAGCAAGACCCAGGGGCCGGGAGGCCAAGCGAACTGTGTTGAGATGAAGGAGAGTCAGATGGCGGCATGGAGCAATGCCAGCTGCACTGCCCGTCACCACTGGATTTGTAAGAACGCCCTGAGGCAAGCCGTATCCTGA